One segment of Primulina huaijiensis isolate GDHJ02 unplaced genomic scaffold, ASM1229523v2 scaffold25443, whole genome shotgun sequence DNA contains the following:
- the LOC140967636 gene encoding uncharacterized protein isoform X2, translating to MMSGFYRAFVGFCLLVLVSDCAVFGDVNGGYDDEKLLPRPFLPRPFLKPPLLRKPLPIGLGGGIGGGGGLGGGGGLGGGGGLGGGGGLGGGSGGGLGGGAGLGHGGGLGGGIGHGGGLGGGAGLGGGAGGGLGHGGGLGGGIGHGGGLGGGGGGGLGGGGAGGGLGGGAGGGLGGGGGLGGGIGKGGGLGGGIGHGGGLGGGAGGGLGGGTGQGGGLGGGAGGGIGKGGGGGLGGGIGHGGGLGGGAGGGLGGGIGHGGGLGGGGGLGGGAGGGLGGGSGGGLGGGGGLGGGGGGGLGGGGGFGGGAGGGGGGFGGGAGGGGGGGGFGGGAGGGGGLGGGGGFGGGGGGGFGGGGGGGFGGGGGVGGGGGSGGGGGFGGGH from the exons TTTGGTTTCTGATTGTGCTGTTTTTGGGGATGTCAATGGAGGTTATGATGATGAAAAGTTGCTACCTAGGCCTTTTCTGCCCAGGCCTTTCTTGAAGCCACCATTGTTGCGCAAACCTCTTCCTATAGGGCTTGGGGGTGGTATAGGTGGTGGAGGTGGGTTGGGTGGAGGTGGTGGTTTGGGTGGTGGGGGAGGGTTGGGTGGTGGGGGAGGTTTGGGTGGTGGCAGTGGTGGTGGTTTGGGTGGTGGTGCTGGACTAGGACATGGCGGAGGTCTAGGTGGTGGTATTGGTCACGGAGGGGGGCTAGGTGGAGGTGCTGGTCTTGGAGGTGGAGCTGGTGGTGGGCTTGGACATGGTGGCGGCCTAGGTGGTGGAATTGGTCATGGCGGGGGGctaggtggaggtggaggtggaggtttAGGAGGTGGAGGTGCTGGTGGTGGACTAGGTGGAGGTGCTGGGGGTGGActaggtggtg GTGGAGGATTAGGTGGTGGGATTGGTAAAGGTGGAGGATTAGGTGGTGGCATTGGTCACGGCGGCGGACTTGGTGGTGGCGCAGGAGGTGGACTAGGTGGTGGTACAGGCCAAGGTGGCGGACTAGGTGGAGGTGCTGGTGGTGGAATTGGGAaaggtggtggtggaggtttAGGTGGTGGGATTGGTCACGGTGGAGGACTCGGTGGTGGTGCAGGAGGTGGACTAGGCGGTGGTATAGGTCATGGTGGTGGATTGGGTGGAGGTGGAGGTCTCGGTGGTGGTGCTGGTGGCGGACTAGGAGGTGGATCCGGTGGCGGTTTGGGTGGAGGGGGTGGTttaggtggtggtggtggaggtggacttggtggtggaggtggatTTGGAGGTGGTGctggtggaggtggaggtggattTGGAGGTGGTGctggtggaggtggaggtggaggtggattTGGAGGTGGTGCTGGTGGAGGTGGAGGTCTAGGAGGCGGTGGTGGTTTCGGTGGTGGAGGAGGCGGAGGttttggtggtggtggtggtggtggcttCGGTGGTGGCGGAGGAGTAGGAGGTGGAGGCGGCTCGGGCGGTGGTGGAGGTTTTGGTGGTGGCCATTAA
- the LOC140967636 gene encoding uncharacterized protein isoform X9 has translation MMSGFYRAFVGFCLLVLVSDCAVFGDVNGGYDDEKLLPRPFLPRPFLKPPLLRKPLPIGLGGGIGGGGGLGGGGGLGGGGGLGGGGGLGGGSGGGLGGGAGLGHGGGLGGGIGHGGGLGGGAGLGGGAGGGLGHGGGLGGGIGHGGGLGGGGGGGLGGGGAGGGLGGGGGLGGGIGKGGGLGGGIGHGGGLGGGAGGGLGGGTGQGGGLGGGAGGGIGKGGGGGLGGGIGHGGGLGGGAGGGLGGGIGHGGGLGGGGGLGGGAGGGLGGGSGGGLGGGGGLGGGGGGGLGGGGGFGGGAGGGGGGFGGGAGGGGGGGGFGGGAGGGGGLGGGGGFGGGGGGGFGGGGGGGFGGGGGVGGGGGSGGGGGFGGGH, from the exons TTTGGTTTCTGATTGTGCTGTTTTTGGGGATGTCAATGGAGGTTATGATGATGAAAAGTTGCTACCTAGGCCTTTTCTGCCCAGGCCTTTCTTGAAGCCACCATTGTTGCGCAAACCTCTTCCTATAGGGCTTGGGGGTGGTATAGGTGGTGGAGGTGGGTTGGGTGGAGGTGGTGGTTTGGGTGGTGGGGGAGGGTTGGGTGGTGGGGGAGGTTTGGGTGGTGGCAGTGGTGGTGGTTTGGGTGGTGGTGCTGGACTAGGACATGGCGGAGGTCTAGGTGGTGGTATTGGTCACGGAGGGGGGCTAGGTGGAGGTGCTGGTCTTGGAGGTGGAGCTGGTGGTGGGCTTGGACATGGTGGCGGCCTAGGTGGTGGAATTGGTCATGGCGGGGGGctaggtggaggtggaggtggaggtttAGGAGGTGGAGGTGCTGGTGGTGGACTAGGTGGAG GTGGAGGATTAGGTGGTGGGATTGGTAAAGGTGGAGGATTAGGTGGTGGCATTGGTCACGGCGGCGGACTTGGTGGTGGCGCAGGAGGTGGACTAGGTGGTGGTACAGGCCAAGGTGGCGGACTAGGTGGAGGTGCTGGTGGTGGAATTGGGAaaggtggtggtggaggtttAGGTGGTGGGATTGGTCACGGTGGAGGACTCGGTGGTGGTGCAGGAGGTGGACTAGGCGGTGGTATAGGTCATGGTGGTGGATTGGGTGGAGGTGGAGGTCTCGGTGGTGGTGCTGGTGGCGGACTAGGAGGTGGATCCGGTGGCGGTTTGGGTGGAGGGGGTGGTttaggtggtggtggtggaggtggacttggtggtggaggtggatTTGGAGGTGGTGctggtggaggtggaggtggattTGGAGGTGGTGctggtggaggtggaggtggaggtggattTGGAGGTGGTGCTGGTGGAGGTGGAGGTCTAGGAGGCGGTGGTGGTTTCGGTGGTGGAGGAGGCGGAGGttttggtggtggtggtggtggtggcttCGGTGGTGGCGGAGGAGTAGGAGGTGGAGGCGGCTCGGGCGGTGGTGGAGGTTTTGGTGGTGGCCATTAA
- the LOC140967636 gene encoding uncharacterized protein isoform X12 → MMSGFYRAFVGFCLLVLVSDCAVFGDVNGGYDDEKLLPRPFLPRPFLKPPLLRKPLPIGLGGGIGGGGGLGGGGGLGGGGGLGGGGGLGGGSGGGLGGGAGLGHGGGLGGGIGHGGGLGGGAGLGGGAGGGLGHGGGLGGGIGHGGGLGGGGGGGLGGGGAGGGLGGGAGGGLGGGGGLGGGIGKGGGLGGGIGKGGGLGGGIGHGGGLGGGAGGGLGGGTGQGGGLGGGAGGGIGKGGGGGLGGGIGHGGGLGGGAGGGLGGGIGHGGGLGGGGGLGGGAGGGLGGGSGGGLGGGGGLGGGGGGGLGGGGGFGGGAGGGGGGGLGGGGGFGGGGGGGFGGGGGGGFGGGGGVGGGGGSGGGGGFGGGH, encoded by the exons TTTGGTTTCTGATTGTGCTGTTTTTGGGGATGTCAATGGAGGTTATGATGATGAAAAGTTGCTACCTAGGCCTTTTCTGCCCAGGCCTTTCTTGAAGCCACCATTGTTGCGCAAACCTCTTCCTATAGGGCTTGGGGGTGGTATAGGTGGTGGAGGTGGGTTGGGTGGAGGTGGTGGTTTGGGTGGTGGGGGAGGGTTGGGTGGTGGGGGAGGTTTGGGTGGTGGCAGTGGTGGTGGTTTGGGTGGTGGTGCTGGACTAGGACATGGCGGAGGTCTAGGTGGTGGTATTGGTCACGGAGGGGGGCTAGGTGGAGGTGCTGGTCTTGGAGGTGGAGCTGGTGGTGGGCTTGGACATGGTGGCGGCCTAGGTGGTGGAATTGGTCATGGCGGGGGGctaggtggaggtggaggtggaggtttAGGAGGTGGAGGTGCTGGTGGTGGACTAGGTGGAGGTGCTGGGGGTGGActaggtggtggtggtggtttaGGTGGTGGGATTGGTAAAGGTGGAGGATTAGGTGGTGGGATTGGTAAAGGTGGAGGATTAGGTGGTGGCATTGGTCACGGCGGCGGACTTGGTGGTGGCGCAGGAGGTGGACTAGGTGGTGGTACAGGCCAAGGTGGCGGACTAGGTGGAGGTGCTGGTGGTGGAATTGGGAaaggtggtggtggaggtttAGGTGGTGGGATTGGTCACGGTGGAGGACTCGGTGGTGGTGCAGGAGGTGGACTAGGCGGTGGTATAGGTCATGGTGGTGGATTGGGTGGAGGTGGAGGTCTCGGTGGTGGTGCTGGTGGCGGACTAGGAGGTGGATCCGGTGGCGGTTTGGGTGGAGGGGGTGGTttaggtggtggtggtggaggtggacttggtggtggaggtggatTTGGAGGTGGTGctggtggaggtggag GTGGAGGTCTAGGAGGCGGTGGTGGTTTCGGTGGTGGAGGAGGCGGAGGttttggtggtggtggtggtggtggcttCGGTGGTGGCGGAGGAGTAGGAGGTGGAGGCGGCTCGGGCGGTGGTGGAGGTTTTGGTGGTGGCCATTAA
- the LOC140967636 gene encoding uncharacterized protein isoform X4, with amino-acid sequence MMSGFYRAFVGFCLLVLVSDCAVFGDVNGGYDDEKLLPRPFLPRPFLKPPLLRKPLPIGLGGGIGGGGGLGGGGGLGGGGGLGGGGGLGGGSGGGLGGGAGLGHGGGLGGGIGHGGGLGGGAGLGGGAGGGLGHGGGLGGGIGHGGGLGGGGGGGLGGGGAGGGLGGGAGGGLGGGGGLGGGIGKGGGLGGGIGHGGGLGGGAGGGLGGGTGQGGGLGGGAGGGIGKGGGGGLGGGIGHGGGLGGGAGGGLGGGIGHGGGLGGGGGLGGGAGGGLGGGSGGGLGGGGGLGGGGGGGLGGGGGFGGGAGGGGGGFGGGAGGGGGGGGFGGGAGGGGGLGGGGGFGGGGGGGFGGGGGGGFGGGGGVGGGGGSGGGGGFGGGH; translated from the exons TTTGGTTTCTGATTGTGCTGTTTTTGGGGATGTCAATGGAGGTTATGATGATGAAAAGTTGCTACCTAGGCCTTTTCTGCCCAGGCCTTTCTTGAAGCCACCATTGTTGCGCAAACCTCTTCCTATAGGGCTTGGGGGTGGTATAGGTGGTGGAGGTGGGTTGGGTGGAGGTGGTGGTTTGGGTGGTGGGGGAGGGTTGGGTGGTGGGGGAGGTTTGGGTGGTGGCAGTGGTGGTGGTTTGGGTGGTGGTGCTGGACTAGGACATGGCGGAGGTCTAGGTGGTGGTATTGGTCACGGAGGGGGGCTAGGTGGAGGTGCTGGTCTTGGAGGTGGAGCTGGTGGTGGGCTTGGACATGGTGGCGGCCTAGGTGGTGGAATTGGTCATGGCGGGGGGctaggtggaggtggaggtggaggtttAGGAGGTGGAGGTGCTGGTGGTGGACTAGGTGGAGGTGCTGGGGGTGGActaggtggtggtggtggtttaGGTGGTGGGATTGGTAAAG GTGGAGGATTAGGTGGTGGCATTGGTCACGGCGGCGGACTTGGTGGTGGCGCAGGAGGTGGACTAGGTGGTGGTACAGGCCAAGGTGGCGGACTAGGTGGAGGTGCTGGTGGTGGAATTGGGAaaggtggtggtggaggtttAGGTGGTGGGATTGGTCACGGTGGAGGACTCGGTGGTGGTGCAGGAGGTGGACTAGGCGGTGGTATAGGTCATGGTGGTGGATTGGGTGGAGGTGGAGGTCTCGGTGGTGGTGCTGGTGGCGGACTAGGAGGTGGATCCGGTGGCGGTTTGGGTGGAGGGGGTGGTttaggtggtggtggtggaggtggacttggtggtggaggtggatTTGGAGGTGGTGctggtggaggtggaggtggattTGGAGGTGGTGctggtggaggtggaggtggaggtggattTGGAGGTGGTGCTGGTGGAGGTGGAGGTCTAGGAGGCGGTGGTGGTTTCGGTGGTGGAGGAGGCGGAGGttttggtggtggtggtggtggtggcttCGGTGGTGGCGGAGGAGTAGGAGGTGGAGGCGGCTCGGGCGGTGGTGGAGGTTTTGGTGGTGGCCATTAA
- the LOC140967636 gene encoding uncharacterized protein isoform X19: MMSGFYRAFVGFCLLVLVSDCAVFGDVNGGYDDEKLLPRPFLPRPFLKPPLLRKPLPIGLGGGIGGGGGLGGGGGLGGGGGLGGGGGLGGGSGGGLGGGAGLGHGGGLGGGIGHGGGLGGGAGLGGGAGGGLGHGGGLGGGIGHGGGLGGGGGGGGGLGGGIGHGGGLGGGAGGGLGGGTGQGGGLGGGAGGGIGKGGGGGLGGGIGHGGGLGGGAGGGLGGGIGHGGGLGGGGGLGGGAGGGLGGGSGGGLGGGGGLGGGGGGGLGGGGGFGGGAGGGGGGFGGGAGGGGGGGGFGGGAGGGGGLGGGGGFGGGGGGGFGGGGGGGFGGGGGVGGGGGSGGGGGFGGGH; this comes from the exons TTTGGTTTCTGATTGTGCTGTTTTTGGGGATGTCAATGGAGGTTATGATGATGAAAAGTTGCTACCTAGGCCTTTTCTGCCCAGGCCTTTCTTGAAGCCACCATTGTTGCGCAAACCTCTTCCTATAGGGCTTGGGGGTGGTATAGGTGGTGGAGGTGGGTTGGGTGGAGGTGGTGGTTTGGGTGGTGGGGGAGGGTTGGGTGGTGGGGGAGGTTTGGGTGGTGGCAGTGGTGGTGGTTTGGGTGGTGGTGCTGGACTAGGACATGGCGGAGGTCTAGGTGGTGGTATTGGTCACGGAGGGGGGCTAGGTGGAGGTGCTGGTCTTGGAGGTGGAGCTGGTGGTGGGCTTGGACATGGTGGCGGCCTAGGTGGTGGAATTGGTCATGGCGGGGGGctaggtggaggtggaggtggag GTGGAGGATTAGGTGGTGGCATTGGTCACGGCGGCGGACTTGGTGGTGGCGCAGGAGGTGGACTAGGTGGTGGTACAGGCCAAGGTGGCGGACTAGGTGGAGGTGCTGGTGGTGGAATTGGGAaaggtggtggtggaggtttAGGTGGTGGGATTGGTCACGGTGGAGGACTCGGTGGTGGTGCAGGAGGTGGACTAGGCGGTGGTATAGGTCATGGTGGTGGATTGGGTGGAGGTGGAGGTCTCGGTGGTGGTGCTGGTGGCGGACTAGGAGGTGGATCCGGTGGCGGTTTGGGTGGAGGGGGTGGTttaggtggtggtggtggaggtggacttggtggtggaggtggatTTGGAGGTGGTGctggtggaggtggaggtggattTGGAGGTGGTGctggtggaggtggaggtggaggtggattTGGAGGTGGTGCTGGTGGAGGTGGAGGTCTAGGAGGCGGTGGTGGTTTCGGTGGTGGAGGAGGCGGAGGttttggtggtggtggtggtggtggcttCGGTGGTGGCGGAGGAGTAGGAGGTGGAGGCGGCTCGGGCGGTGGTGGAGGTTTTGGTGGTGGCCATTAA
- the LOC140967636 gene encoding uncharacterized protein isoform X20, whose product MMSGFYRAFVGFCLLVLVSDCAVFGDVNGGYDDEKLLPRPFLPRPFLKPPLLRKPLPIGLGGGIGGGGGLGGGGGLGGGGGLGGGGGLGGGSGGGLGGGAGLGHGGGLGGGIGHGGGLGGGAGLGGGAGGGLGHGGGLGGGIGHGGGLGGGGGGGLGGGGAGGGLGGGGGLGGGTGQGGGLGGGAGGGIGKGGGGGLGGGIGHGGGLGGGAGGGLGGGIGHGGGLGGGGGLGGGAGGGLGGGSGGGLGGGGGLGGGGGGGLGGGGGFGGGAGGGGGGFGGGAGGGGGGGGFGGGAGGGGGLGGGGGFGGGGGGGFGGGGGGGFGGGGGVGGGGGSGGGGGFGGGH is encoded by the exons TTTGGTTTCTGATTGTGCTGTTTTTGGGGATGTCAATGGAGGTTATGATGATGAAAAGTTGCTACCTAGGCCTTTTCTGCCCAGGCCTTTCTTGAAGCCACCATTGTTGCGCAAACCTCTTCCTATAGGGCTTGGGGGTGGTATAGGTGGTGGAGGTGGGTTGGGTGGAGGTGGTGGTTTGGGTGGTGGGGGAGGGTTGGGTGGTGGGGGAGGTTTGGGTGGTGGCAGTGGTGGTGGTTTGGGTGGTGGTGCTGGACTAGGACATGGCGGAGGTCTAGGTGGTGGTATTGGTCACGGAGGGGGGCTAGGTGGAGGTGCTGGTCTTGGAGGTGGAGCTGGTGGTGGGCTTGGACATGGTGGCGGCCTAGGTGGTGGAATTGGTCATGGCGGGGGGctaggtggaggtggaggtggaggtttAGGAGGTGGAGGTGCTGGTGGTGGACTAGGTGGAG GAGGTGGACTAGGTGGTGGTACAGGCCAAGGTGGCGGACTAGGTGGAGGTGCTGGTGGTGGAATTGGGAaaggtggtggtggaggtttAGGTGGTGGGATTGGTCACGGTGGAGGACTCGGTGGTGGTGCAGGAGGTGGACTAGGCGGTGGTATAGGTCATGGTGGTGGATTGGGTGGAGGTGGAGGTCTCGGTGGTGGTGCTGGTGGCGGACTAGGAGGTGGATCCGGTGGCGGTTTGGGTGGAGGGGGTGGTttaggtggtggtggtggaggtggacttggtggtggaggtggatTTGGAGGTGGTGctggtggaggtggaggtggattTGGAGGTGGTGctggtggaggtggaggtggaggtggattTGGAGGTGGTGCTGGTGGAGGTGGAGGTCTAGGAGGCGGTGGTGGTTTCGGTGGTGGAGGAGGCGGAGGttttggtggtggtggtggtggtggcttCGGTGGTGGCGGAGGAGTAGGAGGTGGAGGCGGCTCGGGCGGTGGTGGAGGTTTTGGTGGTGGCCATTAA
- the LOC140967636 gene encoding uncharacterized protein isoform X21 — translation MMSGFYRAFVGFCLLVLVSDCAVFGDVNGGYDDEKLLPRPFLPRPFLKPPLLRKPLPIGLGGGIGGGGGLGGGGGLGGGGGLGGGGGLGGGSGGGLGGGAGLGHGGGLGGGIGHGGGLGGGAGLGGGAGGGLGHGGGLGGGIGHGGGLGGGGGGGGGLGGGTGQGGGLGGGAGGGIGKGGGGGLGGGIGHGGGLGGGAGGGLGGGIGHGGGLGGGGGLGGGAGGGLGGGSGGGLGGGGGLGGGGGGGLGGGGGFGGGAGGGGGGFGGGAGGGGGGGGFGGGAGGGGGLGGGGGFGGGGGGGFGGGGGGGFGGGGGVGGGGGSGGGGGFGGGH, via the exons TTTGGTTTCTGATTGTGCTGTTTTTGGGGATGTCAATGGAGGTTATGATGATGAAAAGTTGCTACCTAGGCCTTTTCTGCCCAGGCCTTTCTTGAAGCCACCATTGTTGCGCAAACCTCTTCCTATAGGGCTTGGGGGTGGTATAGGTGGTGGAGGTGGGTTGGGTGGAGGTGGTGGTTTGGGTGGTGGGGGAGGGTTGGGTGGTGGGGGAGGTTTGGGTGGTGGCAGTGGTGGTGGTTTGGGTGGTGGTGCTGGACTAGGACATGGCGGAGGTCTAGGTGGTGGTATTGGTCACGGAGGGGGGCTAGGTGGAGGTGCTGGTCTTGGAGGTGGAGCTGGTGGTGGGCTTGGACATGGTGGCGGCCTAGGTGGTGGAATTGGTCATGGCGGGGGGctaggtggaggtggaggtggag GAGGTGGACTAGGTGGTGGTACAGGCCAAGGTGGCGGACTAGGTGGAGGTGCTGGTGGTGGAATTGGGAaaggtggtggtggaggtttAGGTGGTGGGATTGGTCACGGTGGAGGACTCGGTGGTGGTGCAGGAGGTGGACTAGGCGGTGGTATAGGTCATGGTGGTGGATTGGGTGGAGGTGGAGGTCTCGGTGGTGGTGCTGGTGGCGGACTAGGAGGTGGATCCGGTGGCGGTTTGGGTGGAGGGGGTGGTttaggtggtggtggtggaggtggacttggtggtggaggtggatTTGGAGGTGGTGctggtggaggtggaggtggattTGGAGGTGGTGctggtggaggtggaggtggaggtggattTGGAGGTGGTGCTGGTGGAGGTGGAGGTCTAGGAGGCGGTGGTGGTTTCGGTGGTGGAGGAGGCGGAGGttttggtggtggtggtggtggtggcttCGGTGGTGGCGGAGGAGTAGGAGGTGGAGGCGGCTCGGGCGGTGGTGGAGGTTTTGGTGGTGGCCATTAA
- the LOC140967636 gene encoding uncharacterized protein isoform X7: MMSGFYRAFVGFCLLVLVSDCAVFGDVNGGYDDEKLLPRPFLPRPFLKPPLLRKPLPIGLGGGIGGGGGLGGGGGLGGGGGLGGGGGLGGGSGGGLGGGAGLGHGGGLGGGIGHGGGLGGGAGLGGGAGGGLGHGGGLGGGIGHGGGLGGGGGGGLGGGGAGGGLGGGAGGGLGGGGGLGGGIGKGGGLGGGIGKGGGLGGGIGHGGGLGGGAGGGLGGGTGQGGGLGGGAGGGIGKGGGGGLGGGIGHGGGLGGGAGGGLGGGIGHGGGLGGGGGLGGGAGGGLGGGSGGGLGGGGGLGGGGGGGLGGGFGGGAGGGGGGGGFGGGAGGGGGLGGGGGFGGGGGGGFGGGGGGGFGGGGGVGGGGGSGGGGGFGGGH, from the exons TTTGGTTTCTGATTGTGCTGTTTTTGGGGATGTCAATGGAGGTTATGATGATGAAAAGTTGCTACCTAGGCCTTTTCTGCCCAGGCCTTTCTTGAAGCCACCATTGTTGCGCAAACCTCTTCCTATAGGGCTTGGGGGTGGTATAGGTGGTGGAGGTGGGTTGGGTGGAGGTGGTGGTTTGGGTGGTGGGGGAGGGTTGGGTGGTGGGGGAGGTTTGGGTGGTGGCAGTGGTGGTGGTTTGGGTGGTGGTGCTGGACTAGGACATGGCGGAGGTCTAGGTGGTGGTATTGGTCACGGAGGGGGGCTAGGTGGAGGTGCTGGTCTTGGAGGTGGAGCTGGTGGTGGGCTTGGACATGGTGGCGGCCTAGGTGGTGGAATTGGTCATGGCGGGGGGctaggtggaggtggaggtggaggtttAGGAGGTGGAGGTGCTGGTGGTGGACTAGGTGGAGGTGCTGGGGGTGGActaggtggtggtggtggtttaGGTGGTGGGATTGGTAAAGGTGGAGGATTAGGTGGTGGGATTGGTAAAGGTGGAGGATTAGGTGGTGGCATTGGTCACGGCGGCGGACTTGGTGGTGGCGCAGGAGGTGGACTAGGTGGTGGTACAGGCCAAGGTGGCGGACTAGGTGGAGGTGCTGGTGGTGGAATTGGGAaaggtggtggtggaggtttAGGTGGTGGGATTGGTCACGGTGGAGGACTCGGTGGTGGTGCAGGAGGTGGACTAGGCGGTGGTATAGGTCATGGTGGTGGATTGGGTGGAGGTGGAGGTCTCGGTGGTGGTGCTGGTGGCGGACTAGGAGGTGGATCCGGTGGCGGTTTGGGTGGAGGGGGTGGTttaggtggtggtggtggaggtggacttggtg gtggattTGGAGGTGGTGctggtggaggtggaggtggaggtggattTGGAGGTGGTGCTGGTGGAGGTGGAGGTCTAGGAGGCGGTGGTGGTTTCGGTGGTGGAGGAGGCGGAGGttttggtggtggtggtggtggtggcttCGGTGGTGGCGGAGGAGTAGGAGGTGGAGGCGGCTCGGGCGGTGGTGGAGGTTTTGGTGGTGGCCATTAA
- the LOC140967636 gene encoding uncharacterized protein isoform X13, which translates to MMSGFYRAFVGFCLLVLVSDCAVFGDVNGGYDDEKLLPRPFLPRPFLKPPLLRKPLPIGLGGGIGGGGGLGGGGGLGGGGGLGGGGGLGGGSGGGLGGGAGLGHGGGLGGGIGHGGGLGGGAGLGGGAGGGLGHGGGLGGGIGHGGGLGGGGGGGLGGGGAGGGLGGGAGGGLGGGGGLGGGIGKGGGLGGGIGKGGGLGGGIGHGGGLGGGAGGGLGGGTGQGGGLGGGAGGGIGKGGGGGLGGGIGHGGGLGGGAGGGLGGGIGHGGGLGGGGGLGGGAGGGLGGGSGGGLGGGGGLGGGGGGGLGGGGGGGFGGGAGGGGGLGGGGGFGGGGGGGFGGGGGGGFGGGGGVGGGGGSGGGGGFGGGH; encoded by the exons TTTGGTTTCTGATTGTGCTGTTTTTGGGGATGTCAATGGAGGTTATGATGATGAAAAGTTGCTACCTAGGCCTTTTCTGCCCAGGCCTTTCTTGAAGCCACCATTGTTGCGCAAACCTCTTCCTATAGGGCTTGGGGGTGGTATAGGTGGTGGAGGTGGGTTGGGTGGAGGTGGTGGTTTGGGTGGTGGGGGAGGGTTGGGTGGTGGGGGAGGTTTGGGTGGTGGCAGTGGTGGTGGTTTGGGTGGTGGTGCTGGACTAGGACATGGCGGAGGTCTAGGTGGTGGTATTGGTCACGGAGGGGGGCTAGGTGGAGGTGCTGGTCTTGGAGGTGGAGCTGGTGGTGGGCTTGGACATGGTGGCGGCCTAGGTGGTGGAATTGGTCATGGCGGGGGGctaggtggaggtggaggtggaggtttAGGAGGTGGAGGTGCTGGTGGTGGACTAGGTGGAGGTGCTGGGGGTGGActaggtggtggtggtggtttaGGTGGTGGGATTGGTAAAGGTGGAGGATTAGGTGGTGGGATTGGTAAAGGTGGAGGATTAGGTGGTGGCATTGGTCACGGCGGCGGACTTGGTGGTGGCGCAGGAGGTGGACTAGGTGGTGGTACAGGCCAAGGTGGCGGACTAGGTGGAGGTGCTGGTGGTGGAATTGGGAaaggtggtggtggaggtttAGGTGGTGGGATTGGTCACGGTGGAGGACTCGGTGGTGGTGCAGGAGGTGGACTAGGCGGTGGTATAGGTCATGGTGGTGGATTGGGTGGAGGTGGAGGTCTCGGTGGTGGTGCTGGTGGCGGACTAGGAGGTGGATCCGGTGGCGGTTTGGGTGGAGGGGGTGGTttaggtggtggtggtggaggtggacttggtg gtggaggtggaggtggattTGGAGGTGGTGCTGGTGGAGGTGGAGGTCTAGGAGGCGGTGGTGGTTTCGGTGGTGGAGGAGGCGGAGGttttggtggtggtggtggtggtggcttCGGTGGTGGCGGAGGAGTAGGAGGTGGAGGCGGCTCGGGCGGTGGTGGAGGTTTTGGTGGTGGCCATTAA